In Argiope bruennichi chromosome 4, qqArgBrue1.1, whole genome shotgun sequence, the sequence TTTTGAACTGCAGAGTTTACAAggccatttaatttatttgaaatctgtgAATCGTGCTGCTTTGATATTTGAATAACCAAGTCTGTAAGAGCATCAATATAACGATTTGCtctgaaaaagataatttaagtaGCCAATTTAATTTTCGTTTGGTTAGTCTGAATTTagaacataaaacttttttttgtaactaagTTATTTAAGAAAGgggcaaaatacaaaaaataaataatataaaacaaaggAACTCAATTACAGAACACATAATGGTATTATTCCAATAACTTATGTTAAACTTATTACTTGAAAATCCACAAAATGTATATGCTACTGGTCCACTTCTATTTATGTTCCATTATTTGAATAGTATTAAAACaatgattttgaatatatatttgaaaatttttgaatatatatttactgaaaatgaaTGCACACAGAGAGAAAAGAATGCTATTTAGTGCAAAATAATAAGGCAAATTTGAAGATGGCTATTAGTTTTTTAGATACAGGACACACAATTCTATTGACAATAAACAAATAGATCATGGAAACTAtagtagtattaaaaattttgcacaaaatttaaaaatttgattttttttttctctttaaatacaaAGTTAATCATGCagttattatgttatataatttacattCAAGGTtggcaaaatgaaaaataaaatttaattagtgaaTACACAATGAGAGTAagtgttcaaattttttcaagaaaaatactcTTGCGATTTGTATTTGAGATTCCCAGAAATCAATTAGTACACAATATTTGCTcttattatatatgcattttattttatcaatacttGTAGAtggataaaatgcatttatttcaatcaaaacatactaaaagaTTTTTCAGATTCCAATacgaaaaatttaactattaataatttaaaaattgtttaatacttACTGAAACATCTATTTAAGGGAAATATATTAATCATCCAAATATACACCAAAATATCTTCCTTATGAAATGCAATTGATTAAATACCAGAAAACATTCCTTGTTTTCTTAAGCAGCTTGCACAAACGAATTAAGAATTTGGCCATTTCTTGTACacatttttcttccattaaacAGAATACTCATTCCTAAcctttttagaatataaattgtcACTACAGTTTTTAAGAGGGAGACAGGTAAGAATTTCTATCTCTGAAACAGGACTCGGATGTTCAATTACTTTGAAGCTCAACAGAATATCTACATTTAATGGGATTCTTGGAGAATTCATCAAATAGTGTGAGTAAAGaatcttcttcttattattatttaagggcagggaaatatgatttcaaaaaaaaaaaaaaaaaaatcagagcatTTTGTGCactctagaaatttttaaataatgtacacataaagctgttttttttttttttttttttttggcaaaagtaaaaaatgagaaatgtaaAAGAACTGCTTACCGCTGGTTAGCCAATGAGAGCTCCTTTGAATgcgaaaaaaattcttcaactgTAGATGAATCcaaatttttaagttcattttcaACTGTagatgaattcaaattttgaagttcaTCTTTTTTATCCgcaaatatcaataaatcaaCATTAATATCTTTAAGTAAAGATTCGTTCAGTGTAATTGGATATGCGTGGTCATTATGAGAAACATTGACCATTTTTTCAGTATTGCAGCAAACTTTAGATGTGGTTTTCTTATTTAATGCacattcttcttctttctttggCAAGTAAAAATAATGCACTTCTTGGGGAGCATTCACTGACGGTATGGCAGGTACCTGATCTTTAACATTTTTGTtaggaaatttaaatgaatttacagTTTGTACTCTATTAATTGAAGGTGCAAGAGTAACAATATTTTCCATATCATCATACTTCTGTAGAGgagaagataaagaaaaattgaatggcTCCGTAGAAGAAACTTCTTCATATGAAGCAACTTCAAGTTCATGAATATTGATTACATTTGCAGCTGAAGAGGACTCTGCTAATTGGTTTATCtgattatctaaatttaaaaaaagtcagcttttgtatcaaaaagaaaaacaaaatatcatgacttcaataaaaagttatcagtaaaaattcattaaacagattagaaataacaatacattcagaaaatttataacatagtttaatttttctgtgcaaactttgtgttttttcttaatatttaataaacattcttaataaaaataaaacctgcttttattaaaatgcatttcttgataatttagcattatatatatatatacacctaTCCTATTTATTGTGTAAGGAACTATAGTTATAAAATCAAACTACACATCATATTTGTAAGAAAGTGTATTTACTATCCAACATCTAACTGCATGATGTCTTATGCAGTAAGTTCACTTTTATGTTTCTCATATAAAATGCACAGTTGATTCTAATAGTAAAATTATATGCACAAcaggcagaaaaaaattaaataggcaACATGATCTCTCAGCatagaagagaaaatatttaacagcTTAACAAAGCTCTGatttcacacacacatacaaataaaaaaaggtggaaaaaataaaataaaaacttaaaactgcATGGATAATGATTATgaaaaacaaatagaatttttattctacaACTTTCAACAGTGGAAGCAAAACATATGATTAaatactttcaaatgaaataaaaatagtttaagttttactgaaataatatcttggtaaaatcctagatgggcccaccccttggcgacttatttgaaatctcgcaagttgactactaattgaatatttgttatttttattatttttcaattaaaaaatgatacttgaaagccagaaattataataaataaaataaaaaataaatataataaataaataaaataaataataattataataaatataataattaaattaaataaataaataaaataataaataaacaaaaataaaataaatataataaaaaataaattaaaaaaatccgactgggttgccacattggcgacgttatcgtcactcgtttggcgagaattcaaaaagacgccaagaggtggattgtgctaggatccacccaatatcttttatagaaaatattgtataaaatatctttttaaaaaatattgaaattcaaagaaaaattaaaaggcaactaaaaataataatatttatgatggtgtaaaaacaatttttatgctgTAAAATTTACAGAagttatcaatgaaaaaatgtcATAactctgctttattttttaattattttgaaaagtatactTCCAACATCCCAAATATATCTGTACTAAATTtagttactaaaattattattcaaattaaaattattattcaaattaaaattattattcaaattataactctaatataaataatttgagagTTAAGAAACACATTTTCAATTCTTCCACTTAATATTTAAAGGTACAAGCTACTGAATAAGTGGAACAATTATTACATACTAATAGGTTGCATACTAGCATTTTATTGATGCatatctttttcaattaatatttgttctagaaatttaatttttggttacCATAATCATACATTTTCTTGAAGAGAAACAATTATTAAGTAGTTAAAGAATGAAAACActctatgttaaaatttttaaaagtagaatgaattttcaaatgagaAATGCCAAAGTGCTTTGGcacctttcaattaaaaataatcaaacattgaaaagttataaaaaaatcattaaaataatagacTGCTTATTATTAGAATTTGTTTCTTATATATGAACTGCAAGCCAACAATTAAtcgacagaagaaaaaaaagtcatgtaaaaaaaattgctgtaaaagGTGTCACGTTTAAAGCAATCAGCAGTTCGTTACCAAAAATGTCAAGCTAGCTTACTGATCATGTTTGGCAATAATACAAAAGTACCTAGAAttattatactataaatattgctatactgttaaaatatttttaataaaaagcaataacaatgctaacaacatttttcttaaatataatatacaaaaaatttatttttattaaatgaacataAACAATTGTCGAAACataaccaaaatattttcaattaagtcttttatcataataatttcagctaaaatcatatttaaacatgaaaaatcaatatttcatgtaTTTCCTGATAATAACAGTTttttgaaggggggaaaaaaaaagcatatgcaAGTACAATTTAAGCTATTAAATTATCAACAATCAGTTCAACAGCAAACAAAAAGGTGaaacaaatcaaaaaataaaaacttactgaAAGAACAATGTTTAGCTCTTTTATACGGCAGTTCAGAAGACACATTATCCATTTCTAGGAcagattttttcactttttcacgTGGAAgttcaataatactttttattgcatCACAAATCGGAAGACCCTTGTTGGAATTTGCTTTAGAagctattttaaaagtttcaacatTGTGCGGAGAAGATGAAGGAGATGATGAAGAACCACAACTGGTTCTTCGTTTTTTGCAAGgtaaaatagatttagaaattgatttaaaCACTTCAACACTTGAGGAATCTCTTCCtcgttttcttaattttactttatcAGCTATTGTTTCTGAAAAACTTTCATCAACTGATAATTCTGGAGAATTAATTATAACAggtattttctcttttaatgaaataattaatttaggtACTCGTTTCTGtgctttattttcattcttttgtctTCCTTTCTGTTCGACGTTTCCTCCAGCAGTATTCACCATggattttttacatttctaaaagaaagataaacataaattatatttccaaaatattattccaaCTGCCATTAACAAAACTGTAACAACAAactaaaacaagttttaaaaaaaattttaaaaataaatgttctaaatttgTAAGTGTAACTGAAGAATAATTCAAAACCATGAATGCATTAATCATGCATTTTATGAAAAGATatctgaagaaatgaaaataatataatggggtttaactttcagtataatttaatattttggaagagGAATTTATCATTTACAAATTGTTATTAAGATCAAATGAGCTTTTAAATCTTTACACTGTAAAAGCAATTGTTTACAATTTACTtgcaaatcaaaaattcatttccaaaaacaagtcaaattttttttatcagtcaaATAAAGAGATAGTTTCAagtatgttattaaataattaactacaacaaaatatttctgggaaaaatattacttattatgaattttttaataaattaattttaaaatatactatgcAAATAGCAACTAATATGTTACTAAGTAATTACAGTAAAATTAAAGACAATGCAAGAAGAAGGGGGGGatgctaaaatattatatgaatataaaaagctaatataatattaataaaaaataattaagaatattcatgcatatatatatatatatgttaaggAAATATACAATTTAGATTATTTCGTTTCACTTTTAAAGAGAATATAGATAAGtcggaatttcaaaatattatgcaggtcatatgcaatatatttataaagagttatattacatttcttttatatgtacaatgcaaattattccaaattaattttcttttccttaaaaagCTTCCTTTCTAAATAGTTAATATTGGAAAAGCACATTATACTGCAACACATTagcttataatataaaattgaaattataatttctaatacatttaCACAAATACATCAAAACGATGCGAAAAATATGTTCCTATTATTTCCTTTTTCGAATAATCGATTCTAAATTCGTAAAATAGATTCTAACTCAACTGAGTTAAATTTGTAAAACTAACGTCATACAACGACACCATGTGTTATTTAAACGCTGTTGTTATCTGTTGCaacaattaatgtttaataaaataacagcTATAAAATGTTCTTACcgtcatgtttatttattatataactaatTATCTGCTTTCAATGCAATGAAAATCCTTAcaacaaaagggaaaaaaaaaataataatagtagtagtagtagtagccAACATTATGGCATATTCATCTTAGAACGTCTCCGAGCGCACAGATATTGTTGACTACCCGTGGGTAGCAAAATTTTCGGATGGGTGCCTATTGGTAGATGAACTAAAGTGATGTCACACATGCAAAACACGCCCCTGAAATGTGGCTTATTCATTGGTCGTCACATATCCGAAAATTCCCGCCCATAACGCAGACGAGCTTTGGTGGAAATTAGGATAAACAAAACACACGTGGTAACAACACAAAACTACTCACGCATTTTTAACGattaaataatcatgaaaattttgaatgaaaacaatttataactATGCAAGATTTATATAACGAtaagattatatttcttttaaagaagaaaCTATGTGAAAAATGCTTAGGGGTAAATAAATAGTCAGTTAcgagatataaataaaaatattaagttgcgttgaatagaaaaatatttctgaatagaCTTAACgaataagtataaattaaaatgctagagaacatataatataaaagaacatcaaatatgttaaaaaataattaactaggTCTAAAGAAATAAGTTTGTATGGGTtccaaaatatagataaataaattcaataaatctatATAGTTTTTTTGTTGTGGttcaacacataaaaaaaaaaaaatagaaacataggTAAGtgcaaaaatattgatattaaacaaGACAAAATTCTCAAAACTACTTTAATATCAACTTTTCTGCTTCGAAAAAATATTAGATTGCAATAATTGTTTTGCAAAGATGTCATTAACATCTttatatatactgaaaaatattaatttagatgtgaatgtgcacttcggatgaaaaagaaattttaaataatttataccgAAGATAATACTGCAGAACTTGGCTAATTCGgacatttttaattcgaatttttcattggtttattGGATTTCcaataaacatattaaaacatCATATGCAAACGAACTTATCTTGGTTGATTCGAAGTCAAATAggtaaactgattttatttttgaattgtttgtttTAGTTCGAAAACATTCGTACATTGGTATAACTGTTAAGGCCAATGTGAATAatcggttagtattaataattattcacatTGACCGTAACATAATCATAAGGTAATGGTTTTTCAAGGTCCTTTAGTCAATCGAGGAAATTACTCTTGCacaatgtattcaataaaaaataataataaataaaacttcccTTCTTTTAAAAGCATTGAACACATTCGTTGTGAATTGATGTTTAAGTTTTATGatacaataattttatgatataattctaataatgataataatcacACATTTCTGTatgtattgtttataaattaaaattatttactattcagTTATTAATGATATATTACTTATTCCAAATAACTCGTgctaaaaatgaacttttattgcaaattttgattTACAAGTTTTTTTACTTATCCTCGCTAAACTCATTTTTTGACTAAGTTTTTTTTCGCAGACCGGAAGTCATTTACGAAAATGACATATGCATTTCTTACTTTGttctaaaaatcctttttctaagagcaagttttttatttaaaattcagtttaattttaactttcttataaaGAATACGGTTCcttggtaaaataaaataaaaataaatccttaaataaaatatttttttaaaaaaatgaggaagTTTGACTTAGTAAAAACATGCTTCTGTTTACAGTCCATAcaagacatttaaaaattctaaatgtttctGAAGCTATCAAAATCAATAGTCAAAGGAAAATCtacaaacagaattttaatatcaaGTAATATTGggtttgaaaaaaagtttattatatatatatatatatatatatatatatatatatatatatatatgaatccaTTCGTGTTCGTATGAAAAGCTGAatatcttattttacattttaatgcaatatatatacCAAGTGTGAAACCATTACCGAATATATGTCGATAGCAGTGACTGTAAATATGtcgtgaaaaaaaatcgataaaaaataaaatatacaacaaataatattaatgaaagtggtacttattaattaatggtgaaagaGCCACAACTCGCCAAATATAGTACCAAAGCCAAATTGATATTGCAATCCTATGAGCACGCTTCTAACTTACGAGAAGAAAACAAGCATCCGGTTAGGCTGTTTACATTAAAAGATGACACAaattattgatgtaaaaaaagaaaagtaaatgaataaataaatataaagatgtcAAAATCATCACCGACGAATCGCCAATCCCTCAcctttaattaataagtaccaaGAAAACTACTACCATTTATTAGTACATTATTTTTCCCATTATATAATTAATGGCAGATAATAACAAGTGGAACAAGTATAATAtaagatgtatttattttaaaattaaatgtcaagattaattaccattttattttgttcttttaatatcaaactatCCTTGACTTTAAATTTccaacttttaaaacaaaaacttaatgatacttttgaataatgaaaaatgtataattaaaaatgaacctTTGATCCTTATTTGAACAATGagcaaaaaatacaatacaatttagCATTGTAAAACACtacataatatgaaattttaatttgattaataatcattgtgctaaaaatataaatggtGTCTAAAgagtgcaaaaatataaatattattttgatacaattaaagatataatttaaaatagaatttttaagtaGAACAAAAGAAAAGTGTTGAAGTTTTCaggtcaaatttataaaaaaatgcaaaatgggaaaaactgtgaaaattataaaaagtggcataaaaaaaatcagcattagaaataatttttgttgatatataaaatttaatactacaTAATTAGGGTACTTTGGGGTTATCCCATCGGCCTGTCAACGCTCGCGAAAATGCGCCAATTATTTGGCGCCATCATAATGAAAAGCAATTTACAGTTATTGGCGCAAAGCTACCTTTTGGCGATAATAGTCGACGGGGTAATCCCAACATACCCCAAGTAGGATTATTAAGATTActttttcatttccataaatagtaatataaaacataaaatttcacacaaaatttgatgcattaaaaaattttgttgaatagtAACATTAACTTAAATATACTTAACTTCAGATATTTGCATAGTTGCAAttacatttctaattataataatagagaaaaaagtgaatatattcTGTTATTATTGCAAGagcataaaaatcaattattttccattaggatttcattaaattcatattgaatttaaaaatgaaataaaagtatatgcaagaaaatttttaatttaacaaatacaaataactttgtatttaataaatgcttataacattaattttatgaaaaaaaattagcaattgttATCTTACTTAattgaatacagaaataaattcagGAAATAGCTTCACTCCAATACGGAAACAATATTCTAATGTTATTTGTATATCCTAATTTAGgtagtaaattattaataatccgcataagattttattttacaagataTATGCATTTCaggatcttttttttctttttttctccccatTTCAGAATCTGAAATCCATAAAATCATAATTGGTTCTCTAAATACCTAGTTCAGCACCATGGTTTAAAGGTAAAATTGATAATTACGtttgtttttcctttaaaactccttttatactaatgatttttatttttgaagaaagaaaaaaaaataatataaaatacaatattcaagtttatttcaagtttcaatattcaagttttaataatttgttaatactTTTGATTACACACTCTGTGCAGATTTTTTGGAAATGACTCATTACATGAGAggttccctccccccccccttttcttattttccttttggattataaaaaatattttgatttgctcATTTAAGAAAAACTAGCTcaaaatatatgttgaaataaaatgaatgcaaatttaatacaataaattaaagtaatattgttgaaatatgataagaataaatatttttaccatatcATATAAATAAGCATGTCTCAaggattaaaaaattcttttctgctaTATTTAAACACTTGAAAAaacaataatcaagaaaaatggTGGGAGcagataaaaaagattttaatttttttaatgtgcctTAAATTGCAAACAAATATAACAATAGCTTAGTGAAAGAAATTTTGTTCTGATCATATTGGCAAGTTTTGATCTTtccaattcaaaataatttttttgattctcAAACCTAATACATATTAAAGGTCAattataagaaggaaaaaaaaaatgcatatgaacTAGCAAACCTTCTTTAAACTTCTGAATACACAAATGATCTTTTTTCTTTGATCACAGACATCATATTAAACATGCACTACATACATAAATGATTTTTGGTGGAAATGGGGTTTTGATGTTGGAATCTCTCGAGTTTTGATAAAGAGACCATACTAACATAAAGCAGCATTTCGAGTGCAAAGTTATGTGAAGAATATCTTGTACAAATGACCATTAATGATAAATtagtaagtatatatttttaggcaaaaaaggaaaattgaaaacattgaaggaaaagatttcataatttattttaatgaaatccataATTATAGGTAAATTTCAATATGGAACACTCAATGTTTattgaatagaattatttttgatgCACCAGGATCCATTATTTCTGATAGGAATTTGTTTTGACATATTTGGAGCTTTTTAATActcataaatttgttttatttcagatcatccaaaagtttctaaaaatagcaTCCAGTTTCTTCAAGTTTGatagtatcaaaatatttgtcaatGTGCTTAAAATGTCATCATTTTCAATCGTAATCATAACAGTAAAACAGTTGAAACTCCTGCTCTAATTATTGAAAACTTcaaatagtttttgtttaaaataaagtaaaaagttatttaaataagatttcacattaataagtttataatattgtttccttttttctcttttctgatAGAGAGAAGGATTAGTTTCAATAGACAATTTATGATTATGATTTCTCTCTACAACTTCAGTtggattctaaataaaaatatgccaaacattttttgtaatatatgaaaatgataaatcaCTCATTTGTGTTTTATTGAAAGCAGAAGTACTAATGTAaagttgaaaactttaaaaaaagttaatctaacacataattttttttatataatatatcattaaaatgaaactacCTATAAATATAATGTAGAAAGAGAAATTAGAAACAAAGTATTATCTAAAAGTTAGTTTTTACATTAAGATTTCTAACttattactagaaaataaaaaccattaCTTATGAGCGCACTATATCAGgagatgtataaatttttaaataaaaaaattagaatttcaataatgtaattattgaaatttcatttttttaatgtttattagcTGCTAATTTTGCTAGCTACAGTTTTTGTGTTCTATATACTTCATCAGCATACTACATAGCTTACAGCAGCTACagcgatattttttataaagctaCAAAGAATTACAAGTGTGCTCAAATGCTACAAAGtataactaataatttatatgccttttatttaaagcattattctGATCATTTTGTGTTTAAGATAGCATACTtactgaatattttgtaaatatgcaaggaagtaatgtattttttatgtttttattaacacGACTGATTTGACTACTTTCATATGCGCAAAGATAGAATTTTTCAATTGTTCCTTGATgcgctagaattttgaaattttatacagtagcatatttccactgataatataatattttcaatcatcaataaattgataattttaaattattttgtttgaacatGAGAGTGACATTTGGTAGTAAAGTTAAGAAACATTGAGATAATATTCCAATGAATTAAGgggaaaatattcaataacaatttttttagaagacaCGCCTTTATTAATAGACTAATATGCTGAATATATATCCTATCAAACATCTTGATGTCtaagtaaaaatcattaaaataaagtgttgaaaacacaaaataatacAATTGTTGTCTTTAACTTCATATACTTATCTGGCTATTAAT encodes:
- the LOC129966599 gene encoding uncharacterized protein LOC129966599 isoform X3: MVNTAGGNVEQKGRQKNENKAQKRVPKLIISLKEKIPVIINSPELSVDESFSETIADKVKLRKRGRDSSSVEVFKSISKSILPCKKRRTSCGSSSSPSSSPHNVETFKIASKANSNKGLPICDAIKSIIELPREKVKKSVLEMDNVSSELPYKRAKHCSFNNQINQLAESSSAANVINIHELEVASYEEVSSTEPFNFSLSSPLQKYDDMENIVTLAPSINRVQTVNSFKFPNKNVKDQVPAIPSVNAPQEVHYFYLPKKEEECALNKKTTSKVCCNTEKMVNVSHNDHAYPITLNESLLKDINVDLLIFADKKDELQNLNSSTVENELKNLDSSTVEEFFSHSKELSLANQRANRYIDALTDLVIQISKQHDSQISNKLNGLVNSAVQKNSAVQLSPVNHSSQARTNQNISNIKNGICVLDSTKTSVKQFSRSPSSHSPGSKSHARGYRNTHNYNDGFRQENHVAKEKEKRKAMDERCIVYVGNIPHGYSEAQLRKRFQKFGTIKDIQIKSKVRCDFNNLDGHSVGSQEMKNYGFITFSSNQEAANAIEKGNREHELKFQLSFGARRQFVGEEYKDLDGIVAKNENSIYKHNSRSSFRPKNKDDDDFDFRKLLLTEMKARGVNTELFSKA
- the LOC129966599 gene encoding uncharacterized protein LOC129966599 isoform X1; translated protein: MAGKESRFDQLNCRKCKKSMVNTAGGNVEQKGRQKNENKAQKRVPKLIISLKEKIPVIINSPELSVDESFSETIADKVKLRKRGRDSSSVEVFKSISKSILPCKKRRTSCGSSSSPSSSPHNVETFKIASKANSNKGLPICDAIKSIIELPREKVKKSVLEMDNVSSELPYKRAKHCSFNNQINQLAESSSAANVINIHELEVASYEEVSSTEPFNFSLSSPLQKYDDMENIVTLAPSINRVQTVNSFKFPNKNVKDQVPAIPSVNAPQEVHYFYLPKKEEECALNKKTTSKVCCNTEKMVNVSHNDHAYPITLNESLLKDINVDLLIFADKKDELQNLNSSTVENELKNLDSSTVEEFFSHSKELSLANQRANRYIDALTDLVIQISKQHDSQISNKLNGLVNSAVQKNSAVQLSPVNHSSQARTNQNISNIKNGICVLDSTKTSVKQFSRSPSSHSPGSKSHARGYRNTHNYNDGFRQENHVAKEKEKRKAMDERCIVYVGNIPHGYSEAQLRKRFQKFGTIKDIQIKSKVRCDFNNLDGHSVGSQEMKNYGFITFSSNQEAANAIEKGNREHELKFQLSFGARRQFVGEEYKDLDGIVAKNENSIYKHNSRSSFRPKNKDDDDFDFRKLLLTEMKARGVNTELFSKA
- the LOC129966599 gene encoding uncharacterized protein LOC129966599 isoform X2; its protein translation is MTKCKKSMVNTAGGNVEQKGRQKNENKAQKRVPKLIISLKEKIPVIINSPELSVDESFSETIADKVKLRKRGRDSSSVEVFKSISKSILPCKKRRTSCGSSSSPSSSPHNVETFKIASKANSNKGLPICDAIKSIIELPREKVKKSVLEMDNVSSELPYKRAKHCSFNNQINQLAESSSAANVINIHELEVASYEEVSSTEPFNFSLSSPLQKYDDMENIVTLAPSINRVQTVNSFKFPNKNVKDQVPAIPSVNAPQEVHYFYLPKKEEECALNKKTTSKVCCNTEKMVNVSHNDHAYPITLNESLLKDINVDLLIFADKKDELQNLNSSTVENELKNLDSSTVEEFFSHSKELSLANQRANRYIDALTDLVIQISKQHDSQISNKLNGLVNSAVQKNSAVQLSPVNHSSQARTNQNISNIKNGICVLDSTKTSVKQFSRSPSSHSPGSKSHARGYRNTHNYNDGFRQENHVAKEKEKRKAMDERCIVYVGNIPHGYSEAQLRKRFQKFGTIKDIQIKSKVRCDFNNLDGHSVGSQEMKNYGFITFSSNQEAANAIEKGNREHELKFQLSFGARRQFVGEEYKDLDGIVAKNENSIYKHNSRSSFRPKNKDDDDFDFRKLLLTEMKARGVNTELFSKA